The genomic DNA ACCTCATACACTCTGCTTAATCTATTACCGTTTACTCTATGCCTCATAATTTAGCTCCTACTTCTTCTTTGGTTTTTTTTCTTTCTCAACATAAATCGGGGTTACATCTTCAGGAAGCTCGCAATCCTCGGGAATATCAGGAGAATTCAGGTCCATATTAAAAGTAAGTCCCATGCTCTTAAGAATATCACTTATCTCTTTTAAGGACTTCTTGCCAAAGTTCCGGTACTTGAGCATTTCATTCTCATTCTTCTTTACCAACTCATCAATTGTCTTAATCCCTGCTATCTTTAAACAATTTGCAGAACGGACAGAGAGTTCAAGTTCATCAACGCTCTTTTTCAACATCTCTTCCATTTGAGCATTATTCTTATCTACAGCACTTTCGTCTTCCATTACCAATTCTTCTTCATTTCCGATAAACACCGTCAAATGATCTTTCATGATTTTCGAGGAATAAGACAGAGCTTCTTCCGGTTTGATTCTGCCGTCTGTCCAGATTTCAAGAATAAGCTTTTCGTAATCTGTCTGCTGTCCGACTCTTGTATTCTCAACCGTATAGTTTACCCTGGTTACAGGTGTAAATATAGAGTCCACCGGAATCACACCGATGGGGGCATCTTCTTTTTTATTATCTTCACTTGCAACATAGCCTCTCCCTGTATCGACCGTAAACTCTATATTCAGCTTTGCGCTTGCAGAAGTGGTAGTCGCAATAACCAGATCAGGATTGACTATTTCAATTTCAGCATCGGGAGTAATATCTCCGGCCGTTACCGTTTTCTGGCCCTCGACACTCAAAGATAATTTTTTTGGTGCATTACCGTGAAGGTTTATCTTTATTTGTTTCACATTCAAAATGATATGCGTAACATCTTCCGAAACACCTTTAATGGTACCGAACTCGTGCAGTACATTTTCTATTTTCATAGAAGTAATCGCAGCAGCCTGGATTGAGGAAAGCAAAACTCTTCTTAACGCTGTACCTACAGTCTGTCCATACCCCCGTTCAAAGGGTTCGGCAACAAATTTCCCATAAACGCCGGTAAGGGTGCCGGAATCAACTTCCATGCTCTTTGGCATCTCCATTCTTTTCCATTTCATAATTTTTCCCCCTAATTATCTGTTATAGAATTCGACGATCAGCTGTTTATTAAGTATTGAGCCGATCTCGGCTTCTTCAGGCATTTTCTTAAAAGTTACCTTGAGATTGTCAAAATCGACATCAAGCCAGGCACCGGAAGTAATACCGCCTCTTTCCTTGATCCTGTCAACGCTCATCTTTATTGCTTTCATTCCTTTTGACTTTTCCCTGATACTAATAACATCTCCGGGCTCTAATACATATGAAGCTATGTTCACAAACTTACCGTTTACCTGGACATGCCCGTGAAGTACTAATATTTTTGCCGCGTCCCTTGAAGCAGCCAAGCCTGCTCTATAAACCACAGAGTCAAGACGGCTTTCAAGAAGCTTTAAAAGATACTCGCCGGTAACGCCTTTCTTTCTTGCTGCTATACCATAGAAACGCCTGAATTGGCCTTCGTTCATGCCATAAATTCTCTTCGCACGCTGTTTTTCTCTCAGACGAATACCATACTCGGAGAGTTTTGACATCTTTTTTCCGTGTTGACCGGGGATAATACCGCCTTTCTCAATAGCGCATTTGCCGGTATAACACCTGTCACCTTTTAAAAAAAGCTTAATTTTTTCTCTTCTGCACAACCTGCATTTTGCTCCAGTAATCCTAGCCAACTTAGATCCTCCTTAAGGTTATACTCTTCTTTTCTTTCTTGGCCTGCACCCGTTATGAGGGATAGGCGTGACATCTTTGATTAAAGTAATTTTCAACCCGGCGGTTTGAATCGATCTGATAGCCGATTCTCTGCCCGCTCCGGGACCTTTAACATGCACTTCCACATGGGTAAAACCCTTATCAAAAGCCTTCTTTGCCGCAGTCTCAGCCGCAAGCTGCGCCGCAAACGGAGTTCCCTTTCTCGAACCTTTAAACCCGACGCTTCCGGAAGAGGCCCATGCACCAACTTTGCCTGTAACATCAGCAATTGAAATAATCGTATTATTAAAACTTGAAAAAATATGGGCAGTACCTTTTTTCATCGGCCTATTTTCAGGTTTTTTTATTTCTCTTGCAGGAGCAGAAGCCGGAGCTGCGACAGGTGCTGCAGTCTGCGATTTCGTTTCTTTCTTTGCTTCATCCATTTAGTTATTCTCCTTGATTGCGTTCTAAATCTCTTTTGTTCGAACAAATCCTTTTTATGACGCTCGTACCAAAGAATTTTGACACATATAATATAAACTTCCTATCATCAAAACCCCGCACAGACTGTCCGGCAATCTTTCAGGCGGATAAGCGCGAGTTTTATTTCTTTGCTGCGTTATCAACCACTGCTTTTACTTCTTTTCTCATTACACCCACCGTCTTTCTCGGGCCTTTTCTTGTTCTCGAGTTAGTCTTGGTACGCTGACCACGGACAGGAAGGCTTCTTTTGTGACGAAGCCCCCGGTAAGAGCCTATATCAATGAGACGTTTAATGTTCATCGTAACATCTCTGCGAAGGTCGCCCTCTACTCTGATGGTCTGCAGATACTCCCTTATTTTCTTGATATCACCTTCAGTTAGTTCATGGACTTTAGTATCCGGATTAACTCCGGTATCTCTTAAAATCTTATTAGCTGTCGCTCTACCCACGCCATAAATATATCCGAGAGCTATCTCAATCCTTTTATTTCTCGCTAAATCAACACCCGCAATCCTGGCCAATTTACTCCTCCTTGGAATATTACCCCTGTCTTTGTTTATGTTTGGGGTTAGAGCAAACTACTCTAACAACACCCTTTCTTTTTATTACCATGCACTTATCACAAATCTTTTTAACTGATGCTCTTACTTTCATTTTTCTACCCTATCCTATAAGTTATTCGGCCTCTTGTGAGATCATAAGGCGAAAGCTCTAATTTTACCCTGTCTCCCGGAAGCAAACGGATAAAATGCATCCTCATCTTTCCGGAAATATGGGCTAAGACTACCGGACCTTTTTGATCTTTAGGCGCTTTTTCCGGTTTATCTAATTCCACCCGAAACATAGCATTCGGCAGCGATTCAACTATCTTACCTTCTACTTCTATATTTCCTTCTTTTGTCATATTTCCTTTTAATACCGGGTAAGTATCTCGGCTTTTCCGTTTACAATTGCCACTGTATGCTCATAATGCGCAGATAATTTTCTGTCTTTTGTAACCACGGTCCAATGGTCTTTAAGTATTTCCACTTCCGCCGTTCCCATGTTTACCATGGGTTCTATGCAAAAAACCATCCCTTCTTTAAGCCTTATTCCTGTACCTGCTTTACCAAAATTCGTAACCTGCGGATCCTCATGAAGATTTCTGCCTATACCATGTCCCGTAAATTCACGTACCACGGTATAACCTTCTTCTTCAGCAATCTTTTGCACCATACTTGAAATATCTCCAACCCTGTTTTCAGAGCTGACCATACTTATTCCGGCATAAAGAGCTTTCTCGGTGACATCCTTAAGTTTCTTTGCTTCCAAAGAAACTCTTCCGACTGCGTAGGTCTCGGTAACATCCCCGTGAAAACCTTCTTTAAAGACTCCGATATCAATCTTCAGTAAATCGCCTTCTTTAACTTTTCTGGATCCCGGGATCCCATGCACTACTTCCTCGTTTAAGGAAGCGCAGATACTTGCAGGATAACCACGATACCCTTTAAAGCTGGGCTTGCCGCCTTTTTCATTTATCAAAGATTCTGCTATCTTATCCAACTCTCCGGTAGTTATCCCCGGATAAATTTCTTTTTCCAGTCTCTTCAAAACCTCGGCTGTCAGCTTCGAGCTGATCTTCATCTGCTCTATTTCTGCCTGAGTTTTAAGAATCAACATTACTTGCTTTTTTTATCAGCAATTATTTTATTGAACTTTTCTACCATATCAGAAATACCTTTTTCAGCTGCAACATCCTTAAGTAAACTTTTTTGAGCATAATAATCTATCAAGGGCTCCGTATCTCTAGCATAAACCTGAAGCCTGTTTCTAATTGTAACCTCATTATCATCGGCTCTCTGGTAAAGCTCTCCTGCATCAAGATCACAAACGCCCTCCCTTTTTGGAGGCAATGAAACAAGATTGAAATTTGCACCGCATTTCTTACATACTCTGCGATTTGTCAATCGCTTAACAATGATTTCTTCCGAAATAACCAGATTAACCACTAAATCGATTTCCATATTTACTTCTTTCATTATTTTATCAAGTTCTTTCGCCT from Candidatus Firestonebacteria bacterium RIFOXYD2_FULL_39_29 includes the following:
- a CDS encoding DNA-directed RNA polymerase subunit alpha; its protein translation is MKWKRMEMPKSMEVDSGTLTGVYGKFVAEPFERGYGQTVGTALRRVLLSSIQAAAITSMKIENVLHEFGTIKGVSEDVTHIILNVKQIKINLHGNAPKKLSLSVEGQKTVTAGDITPDAEIEIVNPDLVIATTTSASAKLNIEFTVDTGRGYVASEDNKKEDAPIGVIPVDSIFTPVTRVNYTVENTRVGQQTDYEKLILEIWTDGRIKPEEALSYSSKIMKDHLTVFIGNEEELVMEDESAVDKNNAQMEEMLKKSVDELELSVRSANCLKIAGIKTIDELVKKNENEMLKYRNFGKKSLKEISDILKSMGLTFNMDLNSPDIPEDCELPEDVTPIYVEKEKKPKKK
- a CDS encoding adenylate kinase; translated protein: MNLIILGAPGAGKGTLSDALVKEIKIPKISTGDMLRKEVKDNTPLGLKAKEIMAKGALVSDEIINELLKNRVKMSDCKNGFMLDGFPRTINQAKELDKIMKEVNMEIDLVVNLVISEEIIVKRLTNRRVCKKCGANFNLVSLPPKREGVCDLDAGELYQRADDNEVTIRNRLQVYARDTEPLIDYYAQKSLLKDVAAEKGISDMVEKFNKIIADKKSK
- a CDS encoding 30S ribosomal protein S13 translates to MARIAGVDLARNKRIEIALGYIYGVGRATANKILRDTGVNPDTKVHELTEGDIKKIREYLQTIRVEGDLRRDVTMNIKRLIDIGSYRGLRHKRSLPVRGQRTKTNSRTRKGPRKTVGVMRKEVKAVVDNAAKK
- a CDS encoding translation initiation factor IF-1, producing the protein MTKEGNIEVEGKIVESLPNAMFRVELDKPEKAPKDQKGPVVLAHISGKMRMHFIRLLPGDRVKLELSPYDLTRGRITYRIG
- a CDS encoding 30S ribosomal protein S11 — its product is MKKGTAHIFSSFNNTIISIADVTGKVGAWASSGSVGFKGSRKGTPFAAQLAAETAAKKAFDKGFTHVEVHVKGPGAGRESAIRSIQTAGLKITLIKDVTPIPHNGCRPRKKRRV
- a CDS encoding type I methionyl aminopeptidase translates to MLILKTQAEIEQMKISSKLTAEVLKRLEKEIYPGITTGELDKIAESLINEKGGKPSFKGYRGYPASICASLNEEVVHGIPGSRKVKEGDLLKIDIGVFKEGFHGDVTETYAVGRVSLEAKKLKDVTEKALYAGISMVSSENRVGDISSMVQKIAEEEGYTVVREFTGHGIGRNLHEDPQVTNFGKAGTGIRLKEGMVFCIEPMVNMGTAEVEILKDHWTVVTKDRKLSAHYEHTVAIVNGKAEILTRY
- a CDS encoding 30S ribosomal protein S4, translated to MARITGAKCRLCRREKIKLFLKGDRCYTGKCAIEKGGIIPGQHGKKMSKLSEYGIRLREKQRAKRIYGMNEGQFRRFYGIAARKKGVTGEYLLKLLESRLDSVVYRAGLAASRDAAKILVLHGHVQVNGKFVNIASYVLEPGDVISIREKSKGMKAIKMSVDRIKERGGITSGAWLDVDFDNLKVTFKKMPEEAEIGSILNKQLIVEFYNR